Within the Borreliella mayonii genome, the region TTTTTGTGCTGATAAGTTCTTGCAAGAATTATGCAAGTGATAAAGATATAAAACAAAATGTGGGTGAGAAAGTTCAAGAATTTGTAGATAAGATTTTAGATCCAGTAAAGGATAAAATTGCTTCAAATGGTCCAATAGCAGATGAATTGGCAAAAAAATTACAAGAAGAAGAAAAGGTAAATAACGGGGAAGAAGAAAATGATAAAGCTGTCTCTTTAGGAGAAGAATCAAAAGAAGATAAAAAAGAAAATGAGCAAGCTGTTAATTTAGAAGAAAAAAATGCGGAAGAGGATAAGAAAGTTGTTAATTTAGAAGAGAAAGAAGGAGAAGTTAAAAAAGAGACTGAAGAAGATGAAGATAAAGAAAAAATAGAGGAACAAAAACAAAAAGAGAAAAAAGCACAACAAAAAAGACAACGACAAGAGAAAAAAGCACAAGAAAAAAAACAACGACAAGAAGAAAGGAAACGAAAAAAACAAGAACGAGAAAAAGAAAGGAAAGCTAAAGGCAGAATTAAAACACTTATAGATAAAATAGATAAGGTTAATAGAGATATTAATGATATAGGAAGCCAAACT harbors:
- a CDS encoding ErpC protein, producing MNKKMKIFIICAVFVLISSCKNYASDKDIKQNVGEKVQEFVDKILDPVKDKIASNGPIADELAKKLQEEEKVNNGEEENDKAVSLGEESKEDKKENEQAVNLEEKNAEEDKKVVNLEEKEGEVKKETEEDEDKEKIEEQKQKEKKAQQKRQRQEKKAQEKKQRQEERKRKKQEREKERKAKGRIKTLIDKIDKVNRDINDIGSQTGVEAKVVIDKITGPVYDDFTDGNKAIYKTWGDLEDEEGEELGKLLKELSDNRDELRTKLNKDNKKYYAHENEPPLKENVDVSEIKEDLEKVKSGLEKVKEYLKDNSKFEEIKGYINEERYPL